The Juglans microcarpa x Juglans regia isolate MS1-56 chromosome 2S, Jm3101_v1.0, whole genome shotgun sequence genome has a window encoding:
- the LOC121251549 gene encoding auxin response factor 19-like isoform X2 translates to MKAPLNGFLPISGEGERTNINSELWHACAGPLVSLPPVGSLVVYFPQGHSEQVAASMRQETNFIPNYPNLPSKLICMLHNVTLHADLETDEVYAQMTLQPVNKYDKEALLASEMGLKQSRQPAEFFCKTLTASDTSTHGGFSVPRRAAEKIFPPLDYSMQPPAQELVARDLHDTSWTFRHIFRGQPKRHLLTSGWSVFVSTKRLFAGDSVLVIRDEKTQLLLGIKRANRQQPALSSLVISSDSMHIGILAAAAHAAANNSPFSIFYNPRASPSEFVVPLSKYNKAMYTQVSIGMRFRMMFETEESSIRRYMGTITGISDLDPVGWKNSQWRNLQVGWDESAAGERPSRVSIWETEPVVTPFYIYPPPFLRPPDDEYDIENAFKRTMPWLGNDFVMKDASSSIFPGMSLVQWMNKQPNNQFSASQSGFFPSIVSSTAPHNNLNAGDPSKLLSFQPPIISAPSLQFNKANAQNQVSQFQQPPITWPQQQHLQQLMQNPISQQQLQIQQELQQLPQRQQLQQQQPQQEQQQPQLEQQQHQHQQLCHLGLVNNAVVAPKQVPNQSSQQPVEYSQLQPQQMLMGNTQTQQSIHSNNKSSLQLTSIPQDSQFLQQTELQACLLQRQQQQQAQLQQSSIQLFQLQQSQSQRAHQLPQLQQLSQLGLSEQELQLQLLQKLQHQQQLLSPANPLLQPQLAQQQQPNLQNQQVPLLPSSQHQPQQLSSHSFSTKHINGNSLSTSALMQSQQIPLNHAQSQHKPLTTVRAHSGLTEGDAPSCSTSPSSNNCQVSPSNLLSRNYQGPTLLVSDSLVEPANNIQELHCKSVIQIKEELSSSKGPDQVKYRSNISDQLEASSSGTSYCLDAGTIQPNFPIPTFGLDGDVQSNPRNNHPLAANIDGLAPDTFLLRGYDSQKDLQNLLSSYGGTPSDIETDLPATAISSQSFGVPNIPFKPGCSGDIAINEAGAFGSGMWANQTQRMRTYTKVDVASKEQSFMLSA, encoded by the exons ATGAAAGCTCCCTTAAATGGGTTTCTGCCAATTTCTGGAGAAG GAGAGAGGACGAATATTAATTCAGAGTTATGGCATGCTTGTGCGGGGCCTCTGGTTTCTTTGCCTCCAGTTGGAAGTCTTGTAGTTTACTTCCCTCAAGGCCACAGTGAGCAA GTTGCAGCATCAATGCGACAGGAGACCAACTTCATACCCAACTATCCTAACCTTCCATCAAAGTTGATTTGCATGCTCCACAATGTCACACTGCAT GCTGATCTTGAAACTGATGAGGTCTATGCACAGATGACCCTTCAACCTGTAAACAAA TATGACAAGGAAGCATTACTGGCATCTGAGATGGGCCTCAAGCAAAGCAGACAACCAGCTGAATTCTTCTGCAAAACTCTTACGGCTAGTGACACTAGTACTCATGGTGGTTTTTCAGTACCTCGTCGAGCAGCTGAGAAGATCTTTCCGCCTCTA GATTACTCAATGCAACCCCCAGCTCAGGAGCTAGTAGCTAGAGATTTACATGACACTTCGTGGACATTCAGGCATATTTTTCGCG GCCAACCAAAAAGGCACTTGCTGACCTCTGGTTGGAGTGTATTTGTTAGCACCAAAAGACTCTTCGCTGGAGATTCTGTTCTTGTTATAAG AGATGAAAAAACCCAGCTTCTCCTGGGTATAAAGCGTGCTAATAGACAACAGCCAGCTCTTTCTTCATTGGTCATATCCAGTGATAGCATGCATATCGGGATTCTAGCTGCTGCAGCTCATGCTGCTGCAAATAACAGTCCATTTAGTATATTTTACAACCCAAG GGCTAGCCCCTCTGAGTTCGTGGTTCCCTTATCCAAATATAATAAAGCAATGTACACCCAAGTTTCAATCGGCATGCGATTTAGAATGATGTTTGAGACTGAGGAGTCCAGTATACGCAGATACATGGGTACAATTACCGGTATCAGTGATTTGGATCCTGTTGGATGGAAAAATTCACAGTGGCGCAATCTTCAG GTTGGATGGGACGAATCAGCAGCCGGTGAACGGCCAAGCCGAGTTTCAATCTGGGAAACGGAGCCTGTTGTAACTCCTTTCTACATTTATCCACCTCCATTTTTAAGACCGCCAG atgatgaGTATGACATAGAGAATGCTTTCAAGAGAACCATGCCTTGGCTTGGCAATGACTTTGTCATGAAGGATGCCTCTAGCTCTATCTTCCCTGGTATGAGCTTAGTGCAGTGGATGAACAAGCAGCCAAATAATCAGTTTTCAGCATCTCAGTCTGGATTTTTCCCATCAATCGTTTCTTCAACTGCCCCGCATAATAACCTTAATGCTGGTGATCCATCTAAATTGTTGAGTTTTCAACCCCCCATCATATCCGCACCAAGTCTCCAGTTTAACAAAGCAAATGCCCAAAACCAAGTTAGTCAATTTCAACAGCCACCTATCACATGGCCCCAGCAGCAGCACCTGCAGCAATTAATGCAGAATCCTATTAGCCAACAGCAGCTGCAGATACAGCAAGAACTTCAACAGCTGCCACAGCGGCAGCAACTACAGCAACAGCAGCCACAACAGGAACAACAGCAGCCACAACTGGAACAACAACAGCACCAGCACCAGCAGTTATGTCATCTGGGCCTTGTAAATAATGCTGTAGTTGCCCCTAAGCAGGTTCCAAACCAAAGTTCACAGCAACCAGTTGAGTACTCTCAGCTCCAACCACAGCAAATGCTGATGGGAAATACCCAAACTCAGCAGAGTATCCACTCTAATAATAAGAGTTCATTGCAGTTGACATCCATACCACAAGATTCTCAGTTTCTGCAACAAACTGAACTGCAAGCCTGTCTCCTACAAagacagcagcagcagcaagcACAATTGCAACAGTCCTCAATACAGTTGTTCCAATTGCAACAAAGCCAGTCACAGAGAGCACATCAGCTTCCCCAACTGCAACAGTTGTCGCAACTAGGTCTTTCAGAGCAGGAACTTCAATTGCAGTTGCTACAGAAGTTGCAACATCAGCAGCAATTGCTCTCCCCAGCTAACCCACTTTTGCAGCCACAATTGGCACAGCAACAGCAGCCCAATCTGCAAAACCAGCAAGTACCGCTCCTTCCTTCATCTCAGCATCAGCCTCAACAGTTAAGCAGCCATAGCTTCTCAACGAAGCATATTAATGGTAATAGCTTATCAACTTCTGCACTGATGCAGTCACAACAGATTCCTTTGAACCATGCCCAGAGCCAGCACAAGCCACTTACAACAGTCAGAGCCCATTCTGGTCTTACAGAAGGAGATGCTCCTTCATGTTCAACCTCACCGTCTTCTAATAATTGCCAGGTTTCCCCATCCAACCTTCTGAGCAGAAACTATCAAGGACCAACCTTATTGGTGAGTGACTCATTGGTTGAGCCTGCAAATAATATTCAGGAGCTGCATTGCAAATCTGTCATACAGATCAAAGAAGAGTTGTCCAGCTCAAAAGGACCAGACCAGGTAAAATATAGAAGTAACATCTCGGATCAGTTGGAGGCATCTTCCTCGGGAACATCGTATTGTCTGGATGCTGGTACCATCCAGCCGAACTTCCCAATCCCCACATTTGGTTTAGATGGTGATGTCCAGTCAAATCCTCGGAATAATCATCCATTGGCAGCTAATATTGATGGATTGGCGCCTGACACATTTTTGTTAAGGGGGTATGACTCGCAAAAAGATCTTCAGAACTTACTTTCTAGTTATGGTGGTACTCCAAGTGATATTGAGACAGATTTGCCCGCTACTGCGATTAGCTCTCAGTCGTTTGGGGTGCCAAACATTCCTTTTAAGCCAGGGTGTTCAGGTGATATTGCTATCAATGAAGCTGGAGCTTTTGGCAGTGGAATGTGGGCTAACCAGACTCAACG